Proteins encoded by one window of Cyanobium sp. NS01:
- the pstB gene encoding phosphate ABC transporter ATP-binding protein PstB translates to MSHTPASAPDTCLALENVTISYGSFEAVKNVYMDIPRGKVTAFIGPSGCGKSTVLRALNRMNDLIPGCHLKGRVVFDGHDIYAPNVDAVEVRRRIGMVFQKPNPFPKTIYENIAFGARINGYRGDMDELVERSLRKAAVWDECKDKLKESGLALSGGQQQRLCIARAIATEPEVILMDEPCSALDPISTLKIEETMHELKRSFTIVIVTHNMQQAVRVADLTAFYNAEAVSGGSGKVGYLVEFSETEKIFNNPAQQSTQDYVTGRFG, encoded by the coding sequence ATGTCCCACACTCCGGCCTCCGCTCCCGACACCTGCCTGGCCCTGGAGAACGTGACCATCTCCTACGGCAGCTTCGAGGCGGTGAAGAACGTCTACATGGACATTCCACGCGGCAAGGTGACGGCCTTCATCGGCCCTTCCGGCTGCGGCAAATCCACGGTGCTGCGGGCCCTCAACCGCATGAACGACCTGATCCCCGGCTGCCACCTCAAGGGCCGCGTGGTGTTCGACGGACATGACATCTACGCCCCCAACGTGGATGCGGTGGAGGTGCGTCGGCGCATCGGCATGGTGTTCCAGAAACCCAACCCCTTTCCCAAGACGATCTACGAAAACATCGCCTTTGGAGCCCGCATCAACGGCTACCGGGGCGACATGGATGAACTGGTGGAGCGCTCCCTGCGCAAGGCAGCGGTATGGGATGAGTGCAAGGACAAATTGAAAGAGAGTGGTCTGGCCCTCTCCGGCGGCCAGCAACAGCGCCTCTGCATCGCCCGGGCCATCGCCACCGAGCCGGAAGTGATCCTGATGGATGAACCCTGCTCCGCCCTTGACCCGATCTCAACCCTCAAGATCGAGGAGACGATGCATGAGCTCAAGCGCAGTTTCACGATCGTGATCGTGACCCACAACATGCAGCAGGCCGTGCGGGTGGCAGACCTCACCGCCTTCTACAACGCCGAGGCGGTTTCAGGTGGCTCCGGCAAGGTGGGCTATCTGGTGGAGTTCAGCGAAACCGAAAAGATCTTCAACAATCCAGCCCAGCAATCCACGCAGGACTACGTCACCGGCCGCTTCGGCTGA
- the htpG gene encoding molecular chaperone HtpG yields MDPEGHDIASGTVLQAEQGQIQIHTENIFPIIKKAVYSGHEVFLRELVSNGVDAISKRRMAAMAGDCSEGEEGRIQIRVDREAKTLTISDNGIGMSADEVKRYINQVAFSSAEDFLEKYKNEGDAIIGHFGLGFYSSFMVASQVELVTLSAREGSEAVRWSCDGSPNFSLEASERSEPGTDVILHLMEEELEYIEPSRIRTLITTYCDFMPVAVQLEGETVNKREAPWRKSARELSDDDYIELYRYLYPFQGDPLLWVHLNTDYPYTLQGILYFPKSSGRADWEKGEIKLYCNQVFVSDSIKEVVPRYLLPLRGVIDSPDIPLNVSRSALQTDRRVRSIGGFVAKKVGDRLKELHRDDPRRYAEIWESVAPFIKIGAMEDDKFADQVADLVLFGTTAAAAACEPDGEATEGSSLDPIPAEGGKAFTTLLGYRGRLSGDHDKRVLYCTDEAGQAGPLALWKSQDAEVLLADTFIDTQFIPWLEMRHEDLKFQRVDAELDDSLQEKESELADAEGKDSSEKLRELFKSALNDDRVTLQIQALKGDNAPAALILLPEQMRRINDMGALMEQRLPGLPDHHVLLINRRHRLVEGLLKLSAGSVITGSGSSPSQELASALSAHLYEMARLAVGGLEPNQLAGFQQRSADLMGQLMERGL; encoded by the coding sequence ATGGATCCTGAAGGTCACGACATTGCCAGCGGAACTGTGCTTCAAGCCGAACAGGGCCAGATCCAGATCCATACCGAGAACATCTTCCCGATCATCAAGAAGGCCGTCTACAGCGGCCATGAGGTGTTCCTGCGGGAACTGGTGAGCAATGGCGTCGATGCCATCAGCAAGCGCCGCATGGCCGCCATGGCCGGCGACTGCAGCGAGGGCGAGGAGGGCAGGATCCAGATCCGCGTCGACCGCGAGGCCAAGACCCTCACCATCTCGGATAACGGCATCGGCATGAGCGCCGACGAGGTGAAGCGCTACATCAACCAGGTGGCCTTCTCCAGCGCCGAAGACTTCCTCGAGAAATACAAGAACGAGGGTGATGCCATCATCGGCCACTTCGGCCTCGGCTTCTACTCCAGCTTCATGGTGGCCAGCCAGGTGGAGCTGGTGACCCTCAGCGCGCGGGAGGGCAGTGAGGCGGTGCGCTGGAGCTGCGATGGCTCCCCCAACTTCAGCCTGGAGGCCTCAGAGCGCAGCGAGCCAGGCACCGATGTGATCCTGCATCTGATGGAGGAGGAACTTGAGTACATCGAGCCCTCCCGCATCCGCACCCTGATCACCACCTACTGCGACTTCATGCCCGTGGCGGTGCAGCTGGAGGGTGAAACCGTCAACAAGCGGGAGGCTCCCTGGCGCAAGAGCGCCCGCGAGCTCAGCGACGACGACTACATCGAGCTCTACCGCTACCTCTACCCCTTCCAGGGCGACCCCCTGCTCTGGGTGCACCTCAACACCGATTACCCCTACACCCTGCAGGGCATCCTCTACTTCCCGAAGTCCAGCGGCCGGGCCGACTGGGAGAAGGGCGAGATCAAGCTCTACTGCAACCAGGTGTTCGTGAGCGATTCGATCAAGGAGGTGGTGCCCCGCTATCTGCTGCCCCTGCGCGGCGTGATTGACTCGCCGGACATCCCCCTCAATGTGAGCCGTTCGGCCCTGCAGACCGATCGGCGTGTGCGCTCAATCGGTGGCTTCGTGGCCAAGAAGGTGGGCGATCGCCTCAAGGAGCTGCACCGCGACGACCCCAGGCGCTATGCCGAGATCTGGGAGTCCGTGGCTCCCTTCATCAAGATCGGCGCCATGGAAGACGACAAATTCGCCGACCAGGTGGCGGATCTGGTGCTGTTCGGCACCACGGCTGCAGCCGCTGCCTGTGAACCCGACGGCGAAGCCACCGAGGGCAGCAGCCTCGATCCGATCCCGGCAGAGGGCGGCAAGGCCTTCACCACCCTGCTGGGCTACCGCGGCCGCCTCAGCGGGGATCACGACAAGCGTGTGCTCTATTGCACCGACGAGGCTGGCCAGGCGGGCCCCCTGGCCCTGTGGAAGAGCCAGGACGCCGAAGTGCTGCTGGCCGACACCTTCATTGACACCCAGTTCATCCCCTGGCTGGAGATGCGCCACGAGGATCTCAAGTTCCAGCGGGTCGATGCCGAGCTGGATGACTCCCTGCAGGAGAAAGAGAGCGAACTGGCCGATGCCGAGGGCAAGGACAGCTCGGAGAAGTTGCGGGAACTGTTCAAGAGCGCCCTCAACGACGACCGGGTGACCCTCCAGATCCAGGCCCTCAAGGGCGACAACGCCCCCGCCGCCCTGATCCTGCTGCCGGAGCAGATGCGCCGCATCAACGACATGGGCGCCCTGATGGAGCAGCGCCTGCCGGGCCTGCCCGATCACCACGTGCTGCTGATCAACCGCCGGCACCGGTTGGTGGAAGGACTGCTGAAGCTCAGCGCCGGCTCAGTGATCACCGGTTCGGGCAGCTCCCCCAGCCAGGAGCTGGCCAGCGCCCTCAGCGCCCACCTCTACGAGATGGCCCGCCTGGCGGTGGGCGGCCTCGAGCCCAACCAGCTGGCCGGCTTCCAGCAACGCAGCGCCGACCTGATGGGTCAGCTGATGGAGCGCGGCCTCTGA
- the pstA gene encoding phosphate ABC transporter permease PstA, with protein MATISTARDERELTESLFARRPLTFDRSLKRNRINRLCTGIAGLFALTAVLPLFLVILYVLLQGGRLISFSMFTELPPPPGLDGGGIGNAILGTMLVTLIASLIAVPIGVGGGIYLTEYSQRGWFAKFVSFGNDVLAGVPSIICGVFVYGIVVATRIFFDQSYSAMAGGIALATLMLPTVIKTTDEGLKLVPQELRWGAYGVGASKFVTVMRITLPAAFTPIATGVVLGIARAAGETAPLIFTALFSPFWPEGVFNPIATMSVLIFNFAIMPYEAQNELAWAASFVLVMMILVANLLARWIASFSRA; from the coding sequence ATGGCGACCATCTCCACCGCCCGCGACGAACGCGAGCTCACAGAGAGCCTTTTTGCGAGGCGGCCTCTCACTTTCGATCGCTCCCTGAAGCGCAACAGGATCAACCGGCTGTGCACCGGCATCGCCGGATTGTTTGCCTTGACGGCGGTGCTCCCCCTGTTCCTGGTGATCCTCTACGTGCTCCTGCAGGGCGGCCGGCTGATCAGCTTCAGCATGTTCACCGAGCTGCCGCCCCCTCCTGGCCTGGACGGCGGCGGCATCGGCAATGCCATCCTGGGCACCATGCTGGTGACCCTGATCGCCTCCCTGATCGCGGTGCCGATCGGTGTTGGCGGTGGCATATACCTCACGGAATATTCCCAGAGAGGCTGGTTTGCCAAGTTCGTGAGCTTCGGCAACGACGTGCTGGCCGGCGTGCCCTCGATCATCTGCGGCGTGTTCGTCTACGGCATCGTGGTGGCCACCCGCATCTTCTTTGATCAGAGCTACAGCGCCATGGCCGGTGGCATCGCCCTGGCCACCCTGATGTTGCCCACGGTGATCAAAACCACCGATGAGGGCCTCAAACTCGTGCCCCAGGAACTGCGCTGGGGGGCCTACGGCGTGGGGGCCTCCAAATTTGTGACGGTGATGCGCATCACCCTGCCGGCGGCGTTCACGCCCATCGCCACAGGCGTGGTGCTCGGCATTGCCCGGGCCGCCGGGGAAACCGCCCCGCTGATCTTCACGGCTCTGTTTTCACCCTTCTGGCCGGAGGGGGTGTTCAACCCGATTGCCACCATGTCGGTATTGATCTTCAACTTCGCGATCATGCCCTACGAGGCCCAGAACGAACTGGCCTGGGCGGCCTCCTTCGTGCTGGTGATGATGATTCTCGTGGCCAATCTGCTGGCCCGCTGGATCGCCAGTTTCTCTCGCGCCTGA
- a CDS encoding 2Fe-2S iron-sulfur cluster binding domain-containing protein has product MTTTYPITVHWRQSGRTIRHQVPEGAYILRSFEEQGDPLPFSCRNGCCTACAVRVLNGQIDHREALGLSRELRERGYGLLCVARAIGPLEVETQDEDEVYDLQFGRHFGRGQVSPGLPLEEE; this is encoded by the coding sequence ATGACCACGACCTACCCGATCACCGTCCACTGGCGCCAGAGCGGACGCACCATCCGCCATCAGGTGCCGGAGGGGGCCTACATCCTGCGCAGTTTTGAGGAGCAGGGTGATCCGCTGCCATTCAGCTGCCGCAACGGCTGCTGCACCGCCTGTGCCGTGCGGGTGCTCAACGGCCAGATCGACCACCGCGAAGCCCTGGGCCTGTCGCGCGAACTGCGCGAGCGCGGCTACGGCCTGCTCTGCGTGGCCCGGGCCATCGGCCCCCTGGAGGTGGAAACCCAGGATGAGGATGAGGTCTACGACCTCCAGTTCGGCCGCCACTTCGGCCGCGGTCAGGTGAGCCCCGGCCTGCCCCTGGAGGAGGAATGA
- a CDS encoding MlaD family protein, with the protein MSSPANGDGPALAELPSTQPGWRPPVSRLGGLFLAGSLLLMGWVAGNLIHERMRWRGSSVVDFRTDKAMGLWPGVNVTLSGYRIGKVESVKLASDGRVDVRLRIASAYRRLVGPKSRATALQEGLIGDTVVTLSPDIAPPDADGPPAALTVPFNPSSSPADLLSDLAKTRLQLDRTLQAIAAVVEKDLPTVTNQVDGTLGDVRRLVGTLERESGATAKATRDTLRLYQQTGAAMGEASSEATEVMKTTSPVLVETLQQISTASATTNKLLKRLAGTFLFDLPDTEPAVAPQQEALE; encoded by the coding sequence ATGAGTTCCCCAGCCAACGGCGATGGGCCTGCGCTCGCTGAGCTTCCTTCCACCCAGCCCGGCTGGCGCCCACCAGTCAGCCGGCTGGGCGGGCTGTTCCTGGCCGGATCCCTGCTCCTGATGGGCTGGGTGGCTGGAAACCTCATCCATGAGCGCATGCGTTGGCGCGGCAGCAGTGTGGTGGACTTCCGCACCGACAAGGCCATGGGCCTCTGGCCGGGGGTGAATGTGACCCTCTCCGGTTACCGCATCGGCAAGGTGGAGTCCGTGAAGCTCGCCAGTGATGGTCGGGTGGATGTGAGGCTGCGCATCGCCTCGGCCTACCGCCGCCTGGTAGGCCCGAAGAGCCGGGCCACGGCCCTTCAGGAGGGGCTGATCGGCGACACCGTGGTGACGCTCTCCCCGGACATCGCCCCCCCTGACGCCGATGGGCCTCCTGCCGCGCTCACCGTTCCCTTCAATCCTTCCAGCTCTCCCGCCGACCTGCTGAGTGACCTGGCCAAGACCCGCCTGCAGCTCGATCGCACTCTTCAGGCGATTGCGGCGGTGGTGGAGAAAGACCTCCCGACGGTCACCAACCAGGTCGATGGCACCCTGGGGGATGTGCGCCGCCTGGTCGGCACCCTGGAGCGGGAGTCGGGTGCGACCGCCAAGGCCACCCGCGACACCCTCAGGCTCTACCAGCAGACCGGCGCGGCTATGGGGGAGGCCTCATCCGAGGCCACCGAGGTGATGAAAACCACGTCTCCGGTTCTGGTGGAGACGTTGCAGCAGATCAGCACCGCCTCCGCCACCACCAACAAGCTGCTGAAGCGACTGGCCGGCACCTTCCTGTTCGACCTACCGGACACTGAGCCAGCCGTTGCCCCCCAGCAGGAGGCTCTGGAGTGA
- a CDS encoding ATP phosphoribosyltransferase regulatory subunit: MALQPAAGARDLNPRQVERNRRICADLAAIYRLWGYQEVAPPGFERLDTLAAGGGIDGRELVRLAADEPLGLRPEFTASIARAAGTRMAERPRPLRLWTEGSTFRSSVGDSGLQRIHEQLQSGVELLGEASAAADAELTRLLLAAAGNLGLRLEHSPRLLVGHHGVLGALLQQLPAAQRAAARAALTSFDPIALEQLQLQGTDRQRLSALMRLRGEASQVLYQLEQWLGPIPLLEELSHTLAVVTPAAQRLGVEVQLDPTYQPHFALYDGLVLKLVCQGPDAPVAIAGGGRYDALVGRFSGEGQAAAGVGFAFHVEAVRELLATGAGSSALSEPGSGPELVAYGAPQQLAQALDSLEALHRSAIRAELLPSPFSSHAAAEAVARERACSKLHWLAP; encoded by the coding sequence ATGGCCCTGCAACCCGCCGCCGGCGCCCGGGATCTCAACCCGCGCCAGGTGGAGCGCAACCGACGCATCTGTGCCGATCTGGCGGCGATCTACCGGCTGTGGGGCTACCAGGAAGTGGCGCCGCCCGGCTTCGAGCGGCTCGACACCCTGGCCGCCGGCGGGGGCATCGATGGCCGCGAGTTGGTGCGCCTCGCCGCCGACGAGCCGCTCGGGCTGCGGCCTGAGTTCACCGCCTCGATCGCCCGGGCCGCCGGCACCCGCATGGCCGAGCGCCCCAGGCCCCTGCGCCTCTGGACCGAGGGCAGCACCTTCCGCAGCAGCGTGGGCGATTCCGGCCTGCAGCGCATCCACGAGCAGCTGCAGAGCGGCGTGGAGCTGCTGGGAGAAGCGTCGGCGGCAGCCGATGCCGAACTCACCCGGCTGCTGCTGGCGGCAGCCGGCAACCTCGGTCTGCGCCTGGAGCACAGTCCGAGGCTGCTGGTGGGGCATCACGGCGTGCTCGGCGCCCTGCTGCAACAACTGCCCGCCGCCCAGCGGGCAGCCGCCCGCGCCGCCCTCACCAGCTTCGATCCGATCGCCCTGGAGCAGCTCCAGCTGCAGGGCACCGATCGTCAGCGGCTCAGCGCCCTGATGCGGCTGCGGGGCGAGGCCTCCCAGGTGCTGTATCAACTGGAGCAGTGGCTGGGTCCGATCCCCTTGCTCGAAGAGCTCAGCCACACCCTGGCGGTGGTCACCCCGGCGGCGCAGCGGCTCGGGGTGGAGGTGCAGCTCGATCCCACCTACCAGCCCCACTTCGCTCTCTACGACGGGCTGGTGCTGAAGCTGGTGTGCCAGGGACCCGACGCCCCGGTGGCGATCGCCGGTGGCGGCCGCTACGACGCCCTGGTGGGGCGCTTCAGCGGCGAGGGCCAGGCCGCCGCAGGCGTGGGCTTCGCCTTCCATGTGGAGGCCGTGCGCGAGCTGCTGGCCACGGGGGCGGGCAGCAGCGCCTTGAGCGAGCCCGGCAGCGGCCCCGAGCTGGTGGCCTATGGCGCCCCGCAGCAGCTGGCCCAGGCCCTCGACAGCCTCGAAGCCCTGCACCGCAGCGCCATCAGGGCCGAACTGCTGCCGAGTCCATTCAGCAGCCACGCCGCCGCTGAGGCGGTCGCCCGCGAGCGGGCCTGCTCCAAACTGCACTGGCTGGCTCCCTAG
- a CDS encoding YqaE/Pmp3 family membrane protein, producing the protein MTVGDIFRIILAFILPPFAVATQVGFSGPFWLNLVFWLLSFGALGLPLMGIMWPVAIIHAIYIIITRK; encoded by the coding sequence ATGACAGTTGGTGACATCTTTCGCATCATTCTGGCTTTCATTCTGCCACCCTTTGCAGTCGCCACCCAGGTGGGATTCAGCGGGCCATTCTGGCTAAACTTGGTTTTCTGGTTGCTGAGTTTCGGTGCCCTTGGGCTTCCTTTGATGGGGATCATGTGGCCGGTAGCGATCATCCACGCGATCTACATCATCATCACCCGGAAATGA
- a CDS encoding ferredoxin family protein: MAHTIVTNVCEGVADCVDACPVACIHPGKSANSKGTGFYWIDFDTCIDCGICLQVCPVNGAILPEEKPGLQQGGFQ; this comes from the coding sequence ATGGCCCACACAATCGTCACCAACGTCTGTGAAGGGGTGGCCGATTGCGTCGATGCCTGTCCGGTGGCCTGCATCCACCCCGGCAAGAGCGCCAACAGCAAGGGCACCGGCTTCTACTGGATCGACTTCGACACCTGCATCGACTGCGGCATCTGCCTGCAGGTGTGTCCCGTCAACGGCGCCATCCTGCCCGAGGAGAAGCCGGGGTTGCAGCAGGGCGGCTTCCAGTAG
- the rpmB gene encoding 50S ribosomal protein L28: protein MSRVCQLTGKRANNGMAVSHSHVRTKKLQQVNLQERRLWWAEGKRFVKLRVSTKALKTIQKKGLGAYAKELGVNLAKL from the coding sequence ATGTCCCGGGTCTGCCAGCTCACCGGCAAGCGCGCCAACAACGGCATGGCCGTCTCGCACTCCCACGTGCGCACCAAGAAGCTCCAACAGGTGAATCTCCAGGAGCGCCGCCTCTGGTGGGCCGAGGGCAAGCGCTTCGTGAAGCTGCGGGTGTCCACCAAAGCCCTCAAGACCATCCAGAAGAAAGGCCTCGGTGCCTACGCCAAGGAACTGGGTGTGAACCTGGCCAAGCTCTGA
- the pstC gene encoding phosphate ABC transporter permease subunit PstC — protein sequence MTAAVPPIASDDAFTLRRRPPSDKLVDIGFRQLTLCLASVVAIALLGIFIVVLRGSQDAIQAFGLRFLTTSAWDPVNDQYGALIAIYGTLVSSLLALLIAVPLGVGTAIFITEDLVPTFVRNAVGLMVELLAAIPSVVLGLWAIFVMEPAIRPALNLLHGLLGWSPLFDTVPRGPGMAPAILILVVMILPIITAISRDALNQVPVELRQGAYGVGTTRWGAITSVILPAAVSAITGGVMLALGRAMGETMAVTMIIGNALNFSFSLLAPGNTIAAMLANQFGEASGIQVSALMYAALVLMVLTFLVNVLAQWLVRRLSLRY from the coding sequence ATGACCGCAGCCGTGCCCCCCATAGCCAGCGACGACGCCTTCACGCTGCGCCGCCGACCCCCCTCAGACAAGCTGGTGGACATCGGTTTCCGCCAGCTCACCCTCTGCCTGGCCTCGGTGGTGGCCATTGCCCTGCTGGGCATCTTCATCGTGGTGCTGCGGGGCTCCCAGGACGCCATCCAGGCCTTCGGACTGCGTTTCCTCACCACCTCGGCCTGGGATCCGGTCAACGATCAGTACGGCGCCCTGATCGCCATCTACGGCACGCTGGTGAGCTCGCTGCTGGCCCTGCTGATCGCCGTTCCCCTCGGCGTGGGCACGGCGATCTTCATCACCGAAGACCTGGTGCCGACGTTCGTGCGCAACGCCGTGGGTCTGATGGTGGAGCTCCTGGCCGCCATCCCCTCGGTGGTGCTGGGCCTCTGGGCCATCTTCGTGATGGAGCCGGCCATCCGGCCGGCCCTGAATCTCCTCCACGGCCTGCTGGGCTGGTCTCCGTTGTTCGACACCGTGCCGCGCGGGCCAGGCATGGCCCCAGCGATCCTGATCCTGGTGGTGATGATCCTGCCGATCATCACCGCGATCTCCCGCGATGCCCTCAACCAGGTGCCGGTGGAACTGCGCCAGGGGGCCTACGGGGTAGGCACCACCCGCTGGGGGGCCATCACCAGCGTGATCCTGCCGGCGGCCGTCTCGGCCATCACCGGCGGGGTGATGCTTGCCCTGGGCCGCGCCATGGGGGAAACCATGGCCGTGACCATGATCATCGGCAATGCCCTCAACTTCAGCTTTTCGCTGCTGGCTCCGGGCAACACGATTGCGGCGATGCTTGCCAACCAGTTCGGGGAGGCGAGCGGCATCCAGGTGTCGGCTCTGATGTATGCGGCCCTGGTGCTGATGGTGCTCACCTTCCTCGTCAACGTGTTAGCCCAGTGGCTGGTGCGTCGTCTCAGCCTCCGCTACTGA
- a CDS encoding inositol monophosphatase family protein, producing the protein MSGPAAASDRALVESGLTPSERDNLVAVARRAAEAGGALLSEKYGRVRQVREKGRCGDLVTEADLAAEAAVLALLQRETPEFGVLAEESGRRSGQGCFEWCVDPLDGTTNFAHGYPFFGTSVGLCWQGTPLLGALAVPALQELYWAAPGLGSWCDDQRLGSSQRLQVSDCARLQDALLVTGFAYDRFQRLDNNYAEFAHFTHRTHGVRRGGAAAVDLAFVAAGRLDGYWERGLSPWDLAAGVVLVEQAGGRVSSYGGGPLVLEQGRLIACAPALQPALIEGLAACRPLTGASFGAPELDGAAAQAAP; encoded by the coding sequence ATGAGCGGCCCCGCAGCGGCCTCCGATCGGGCCCTGGTCGAGTCGGGCCTGACGCCCTCCGAGCGGGACAACCTGGTGGCGGTGGCCCGGCGGGCTGCCGAGGCCGGGGGCGCCCTGTTGAGCGAGAAGTACGGCCGCGTGCGCCAGGTGCGGGAAAAGGGTCGCTGTGGCGATCTGGTCACGGAGGCGGACCTGGCCGCCGAGGCCGCCGTGCTGGCCCTGCTGCAGCGGGAAACGCCTGAGTTCGGGGTGCTGGCCGAGGAGAGCGGCCGCCGCAGTGGCCAGGGCTGCTTCGAGTGGTGCGTCGACCCCCTCGACGGCACCACCAACTTCGCGCATGGTTATCCGTTCTTCGGCACTTCAGTGGGGCTGTGCTGGCAGGGCACACCCCTGCTCGGCGCCCTGGCGGTGCCGGCTCTGCAGGAGCTCTACTGGGCCGCGCCGGGCCTGGGCAGCTGGTGCGACGACCAGCGCCTGGGCTCCAGTCAGCGGCTGCAGGTGAGCGACTGCGCGCGCCTCCAGGACGCCCTGCTAGTGACCGGCTTCGCCTACGACCGCTTCCAGCGGCTCGACAACAACTACGCCGAGTTCGCCCACTTCACCCACCGCACCCATGGGGTGAGACGCGGCGGGGCCGCCGCGGTGGACCTGGCCTTCGTGGCCGCCGGCCGCCTGGATGGCTACTGGGAACGGGGCCTCTCCCCCTGGGACCTGGCCGCCGGCGTGGTGCTGGTGGAGCAGGCCGGCGGGCGGGTGAGCAGCTATGGCGGCGGGCCCCTGGTGCTGGAGCAGGGCCGGCTGATCGCCTGTGCTCCAGCCCTGCAGCCAGCCCTGATCGAGGGCCTGGCCGCCTGTCGGCCCCTGACCGGCGCCAGCTTCGGAGCTCCGGAGCTGGATGGGGCCGCCGCCCAGGCCGCTCCATAG
- a CDS encoding SH3 domain-containing protein produces MAAEPGLSSSSKEGKPRSWVVRGDGVNLREKPSLSAAVLTTFPEGKVVDNLGCRQAEGRDWCDVQPLGGGPRGFVAAELLKPAVSPDGAVARGDDTSALRAGEGDFDATGTMPCAMAQGQPMGTCPFGVARAGGGDATVVVTRQDGRKRALFFRMGKAIGADTSQADGNPAFSSSKEADLYTIRVGNERYEFPEAVIFGG; encoded by the coding sequence GTGGCGGCCGAGCCCGGGCTGAGCTCCTCGTCGAAAGAGGGCAAGCCTCGTAGCTGGGTCGTGCGCGGCGATGGGGTGAACCTGCGCGAGAAGCCGTCCCTGTCCGCTGCCGTGCTCACCACCTTCCCCGAGGGGAAGGTGGTTGACAATCTCGGCTGCAGGCAGGCGGAGGGGCGCGACTGGTGCGATGTGCAACCTCTCGGTGGCGGGCCCAGGGGCTTCGTGGCAGCCGAGCTGCTGAAGCCTGCGGTGTCGCCCGATGGCGCCGTGGCCCGGGGGGACGACACGTCCGCCTTGCGTGCCGGGGAAGGTGATTTCGATGCCACCGGCACGATGCCCTGCGCCATGGCCCAAGGTCAGCCGATGGGCACGTGTCCGTTCGGTGTAGCGCGAGCCGGAGGGGGTGACGCCACAGTGGTGGTGACCCGCCAGGATGGCCGCAAACGGGCCCTGTTCTTCCGCATGGGCAAGGCCATCGGCGCTGACACCAGCCAGGCCGATGGCAACCCCGCCTTCTCCTCCAGCAAGGAGGCGGACCTGTACACCATCCGGGTTGGCAACGAGCGCTACGAATTCCCGGAGGCCGTGATCTTCGGCGGCTGA
- a CDS encoding peroxiredoxin — translation MLRRKLLASAVQGSLLAAASLLIRPAGAWALGGTLPELNAPAPQFRLPGVAPDPAGLRGPADPLPTELSLADFAGRWLVLYFYPRDFTGGCTLEARGFQNDLQAFQRAGADVVGVSADDADSHASFCSEEGLVFPLLSDPGGKVSQRYGSWIAPFSQRHTFLIDPSGVLRSRWVAVRPSGHSREVLAELSRLQALSA, via the coding sequence ATGCTTCGCCGCAAGCTCCTGGCCAGCGCCGTGCAGGGCAGCCTGCTTGCCGCGGCTTCGCTGCTGATCCGTCCGGCTGGTGCTTGGGCTCTTGGTGGAACACTGCCTGAACTCAACGCTCCGGCACCCCAGTTCCGGTTGCCCGGTGTGGCCCCCGACCCGGCTGGCCTCCGCGGCCCAGCCGATCCGCTGCCCACGGAGCTGTCCCTGGCAGATTTTGCCGGCCGCTGGTTGGTGCTCTATTTCTACCCGCGCGATTTCACCGGCGGCTGCACTCTCGAAGCCCGCGGTTTCCAGAACGACCTGCAGGCCTTTCAGCGGGCCGGCGCCGACGTGGTGGGCGTGAGCGCCGACGACGCCGACTCCCACGCCTCCTTCTGCAGTGAGGAAGGGCTGGTGTTCCCGCTGCTGAGCGACCCTGGCGGGAAGGTGAGTCAGCGCTACGGCTCCTGGATCGCTCCGTTCTCGCAACGCCACACCTTCCTGATCGACCCCAGCGGGGTGCTGCGCAGCCGCTGGGTGGCCGTGCGCCCCAGCGGCCACAGTCGTGAGGTGCTGGCGGAACTCTCCAGGCTGCAGGCGCTTTCGGCCTGA